The following are from one region of the Acidobacteriota bacterium genome:
- a CDS encoding SUMF1/EgtB/PvdO family nonheme iron enzyme, with amino-acid sequence MTARLATVVALTLAAGAATVPVSSRQPAAAPAGAAIDAKELAVVEQIRTRILARAKDADGAAAKYTVTIPGTAATFDMAPIPAGSFEMGSADAGAPKDQAPVHTVTLDAFWMMTTEVNWDAYLMFMFADQANESAKPDAVVDALSRPTAPHLEMSFGRGNGGFPAISMTPHAANKYAQWLSARTGEYYRVPTEAEWEYACRAGGPASLPEEQLGDVAWYQKNSPNNEFTDGTYHTLGSKKPNAWGLYDMLGNVMEWTADQYAPYPAGAASNPWVRPTEAYPIAVRGGSWNDPAARVNCTIRYKSDPVWKERDPQLPTSVWYMTDAEWLGFRLVRPSKVPSAEEMYRVWNNGIEVDPY; translated from the coding sequence ATGACAGCCCGTCTCGCCACCGTTGTCGCCCTGACCCTTGCGGCCGGGGCGGCCACGGTTCCCGTTTCCTCGCGTCAACCCGCCGCGGCACCCGCCGGGGCGGCCATCGACGCGAAGGAGCTCGCGGTCGTCGAACAGATCCGCACGCGGATTCTTGCCAGGGCGAAGGACGCCGACGGCGCGGCAGCGAAATACACGGTCACGATCCCCGGCACGGCCGCCACGTTCGACATGGCGCCGATCCCCGCCGGATCGTTCGAGATGGGCTCGGCCGACGCGGGGGCGCCGAAGGATCAGGCGCCCGTGCACACCGTGACGCTCGACGCGTTCTGGATGATGACCACCGAGGTCAACTGGGACGCGTACCTGATGTTCATGTTCGCCGACCAGGCCAACGAGTCGGCCAAGCCAGATGCGGTGGTCGACGCGTTGAGCCGGCCGACGGCTCCGCACCTCGAGATGAGCTTCGGGCGCGGAAACGGCGGATTTCCGGCGATCAGCATGACGCCGCACGCGGCCAACAAGTACGCGCAGTGGCTGAGCGCGCGCACGGGTGAGTACTACCGCGTGCCGACCGAGGCCGAGTGGGAATACGCGTGCCGTGCGGGCGGTCCCGCGTCGCTGCCGGAGGAGCAGCTCGGCGACGTGGCGTGGTACCAGAAGAACTCGCCGAACAACGAGTTCACCGACGGCACCTACCACACGCTGGGGTCGAAGAAGCCCAATGCGTGGGGACTCTACGACATGCTCGGCAACGTCATGGAGTGGACGGCCGACCAGTACGCGCCGTACCCCGCCGGCGCCGCCAGCAACCCGTGGGTGCGTCCCACCGAGGCGTATCCGATCGCCGTCCGCGGCGGGTCCTGGAACGACCCGGCCGCTCGCGTCAACTGCACCATCAGGTACAAGTCCGATCCGGTGTGGAAGGAACGCGATCCACAGCTGCCGACCAGCGTCTGGTACATGACCGACGCCGAGTGGCTCGGCTTCCGCCTCGTGCGCCCGTCGAAGGTGCCCAGCGCCGAAGAGATGTATCGCGTCTGGAACAACGGCATCGAGGTGGACCCGTACTAG